From Danio rerio strain Tuebingen ecotype United States chromosome 7, GRCz12tu, whole genome shotgun sequence, the proteins below share one genomic window:
- the spg7 gene encoding mitochondrial inner membrane m-AAA protease component paraplegin, whose protein sequence is MAALLLQRGNTCYSKRFWSLSSRFSCFQNSRKLIKSNVTPLVIPKTRGLNSGHFQDILTKPLIPRLIGLEFHCRHNLLTTQAKLWKLLGSTHYFSTSNRKHENKQGGKGKTPEEEEEEKKRREQEDQMYRERLRTLFIIAVIMSLLNSINTSGGNISWNDFVNEMLAKGEVSRVQVVPESDIVEIYLHPGAVIFGRPRLALMYRMQVANIDKFEEKLRAAEEELNIDAKDRIPVTYKRTGFFGNALYALGMAAIGVAILWYIFRLAGMGGRDGGFSAFNQLKMAKFTIVDGKSGKGVSFKDVAGMREAKMEVKEFVDYLKNPDRYLQLGAKVPKGSLLLGPPGCGKTLLAKAVATEAQVPFLAMAGSEFVEVIGGLGAARVRSLFKEARARAPCIVYIDEIDAVGKKRSTNMSGFSNTEEEQTLNQLLVEMDGMGTTDHVIVLASTNRADILDNALMRPGRLDRHIFIDLPTLQERKEIFEQHLKILKLTQPADFYSLRLAELTPGFSGADIANICNEAALHAAREGFKSIDTFSFEYAVERVIAGSVKKSKILSKEEQRVVAFHESGHALVGWLLEHTEAVMKVSIAPRTNAALGFAQILPRDQFLFTKEQLFERMCMALGGRASEAITFNKVTTGAQDDLRKVTRVAYSMVKQYGMVDSVGQVSFPDSENQSGIGRRPFSQGLQQQMDLEAKMLIAKAYRHTEKLLLDNRDKLILLANALLEREVVNYNDIEALLGPPPFGPKRMIAPQSWVEAERDLQDTGEDEPRRPQRPSKDNKDDDINLSPA, encoded by the exons GACATTTTGACAAAGCCTTTAATCCCAAGGCTTATTGGACTTGAATTCCATTGTCGCCACAACTTGCTCACAACTCAAGCGAAACTTTGGAAACTTTTAG GCAGTACTCATTACTTCAGCACATCCAAcagaaaacatgaaaacaaacaggGTGGAAAAGGGAAGACCCCTGAGGAAGAGGAAG AAGAGAAAAAGAGACGAGAACAGGAGGATCAGATGTACAGGGAACGACTGCGCACACTCTTTATTATCGCTGTTATCATGAGCTTACTCAACTCTATTAACACCAGTGGCGGTAACATATCCTGGAACGATTTTGTGAATGAAATGTTGGCCAAAGGGGAGGTGTCGCGAGTACAGGTGGTCCCAGAGAGTGACATTGTGGAGATCTACCTTCACCCTGGAGCTGTCATCTTCGGCAGACCG AGACTTGCCCTGATGTATCGAATGCAGGTGGCCAACATTGACAAGTTTGAGGAGAAGCTTAGAGCGGCGGAGGAAGAGCTGAATATAGATGCCAAAGACAGAATACCAGTGACCTACAAGCGCACAGGCTTCTTTGGGAA TGCCCTTTATGCTCTTGGCATGGCTGCCATTGGGGTTGCAATCCTCTGGTACATCTTCCGATTAGCAGGAATGGGTGGGAGAGACGGAGGCTTTAGTGCATTT AATCAGTTGAAAATGgctaaattcaccattgttgatggGAAGTCTGGGAAAGGTGTTAGCTTCAAAGATGTGGCAGGAATGCGCGAGGCCAAGATGGAAGTCAAAGAGTTTGTGGATTATCTCAAG aatccagACCGATACCTTCAGCTTGGGGCGAAGGTTCCGAAAGGCTCTCTGCTTCTGGGACCTCCTGGCTGTGGGAAGACTCTGCTTGCTAAGGCTGTGGCAACGGAGGCTCAGGTGCCCTTTCTGGCTATGGCAGGTTCAGAGTTTGTAGAGGTTATTGgag GCCTTGGAGCTGCAAGGGTGAGAAGTCTTTTTAAAGAGGCTCGTGCTCGAGCTCCTTGCATTGTGTACATCGATGAGATTGATGCCGTGGGGAAGAAACGCTCCACAAACATGTCTGGTTTCTCAAACACAGAGGAGGAGCAGACCCTAAACCAGCTACTTGTGGAGATGGATG GAATGGGTACAACAGATCATGTTATTGTCTTGGCTTCCACTAATCGGGCAGATATTCTGGACAACGCGCTCATGAGGCCAGGCAGGCTTGATAGGCACATATTCATAGACCTGCCAACACTTCAG GAGAGAAAGGAAATCTTTGAGCAGCACCTGAAAATCCTAAAGCTCACACAACCAGCAGACTTTTATTCTCTGCGCCTGGCTGAGTTGACACCAGGCTTCAGTG GTGCTGACATTGCCAACATCTGTAATGAAGCTGCCCTTCATGCTGCCAGAGAGGGCTTCAAGTCCATCGACACCTTCAGCTTTGAATATGCTGTGGAAAGAGTCATTGCAG GGAGTGTGAAGAAGAGTAAAATCTTATCGAAGGAGGAGCAGAGGGTGGTAGCCTTCCATGAATCTGGTCATGCTCTAGTTGGATGGCTGCTAGAACACACGGAAGCTGTCATGAAG GTTTCAATAGCTCCCAGGACAAATGCTGCTTTGGGCTTTGCTCAGATCCTGCCGAGGGATCAGTTTTTGTTCACTAAAGAGCAGCTGTTTGAGAGGATGTGCATGGCATTGGGTGGACGAGCCTCTGAGGCCATCACCTTCAATAAGGTCACCACAG GTGCTCAGGACGACCTGCGGAAGGTGACCCGTGTAGCGTACTCCATGGTGAAGCAGTATGGGATGGTTGACAGTGTGGGTCAGGTGTCATTCCCTGACTCTGAGAATCAGAGTGGCATTGGACGAAGACCCTTCAGCCAAGGCCTCCAGCAGCAGATGGACCTC GAAGCTAAGATGCTAATAGCAAAAGCCTACAGGCATACAGAGAAACTGCTTTTGGACAACAGAGACAAACTTATTTTG CTGGCCAATGCTCTGCTAGAGAGAGAGGTGGTGAACTACAATGACATTGAGGCTCTACTGgggcctcctccatttggccccAAAAGGATGATTGCTCCTCAGAGCTGGGTGGAGGCTGAACGAGACCTGCAGGACACAGGAGAAGATGAGCCTCGCAGACCCCAGAGACCCTCCAAAGACAACAAAGATGACGACATCAACTTGAGCCCAGCCTGa